The proteins below are encoded in one region of Pongo pygmaeus isolate AG05252 chromosome 20, NHGRI_mPonPyg2-v2.0_pri, whole genome shotgun sequence:
- the ZNF526 gene encoding zinc finger protein 526, which produces MAEVVAEVAEMPTPMSPGAVEMSTPMSGEMMEMSTEVTEMTPGEALASSLFFQHHQFMCSECGSLYNTLEEVLSHQEQHMLAVSEEEALTTQNVGLEPELVPGAEGPFQCGECSQLILSPGELLAHQDAHLRESANQIQYQCWDCQELFPSPELWVAHRKAQHLSATVAEPPVPPPLPPPTPLPPPSLPSEVKMEPYECPECSTLCATPEEFLEHQGTHFDSLEKEERNGLEEEEEDDEEDEEDDEETEDEEAMAEVSDDAVGGDESTAGWARGCGDCPQHQPSAGARRQHRRTAHSLASAAHPFHCSQCQRSFSSANRLQAHGRAHVGGTHECTTCSKVFKKAASLEQHLRLHRGEARYLCVDCGRGFGTELTLVAHRRAHTANPLHRCRCGKTFSNMTKFLYHRRTHAGKSGAPPTGATAPPVPVEPTPPPPPPAPPAQLPCPQCSKSFASASRLSRHRRAVHGPPERRHRCGVCGKGFKKLIHVRNHLRTHTGERPFQCHSCGKTFASLANLSRHQLTHTGARPYQCLDCGKRFTQSSNLQQHRRLHLRPVAFARAPRLPITGLYNKSPYYCGTCGRWFRAMAGLRLHQRVHARARTLTLQPPRSPPPAPPPPPEPQQTIMCTELGETIAIIETSQPLALEDTLQLCQAALGASEAGGLLQLDTAFV; this is translated from the coding sequence ATGGCAGAGGTGGTGGCTGAGGTGGCCGAGATGCCAACACCGATGTCACCAGGGGCAGTGGAGATGTCAACACCTATGTCGGGAGAGATGATGGAGATGTCAACAGAAGTGACTGAGATGACACCTGGGGAGGCCCTTGCCTCATCCCTCTTCTTCCAGCATCACCAGTTCATGTGCTCTGAGTGTGGCAGCCTCTATAACACACTGGAGGAAGTCCTCTCACACCAGGAGCAGCACATGCTTGCTGTCTCAGAGGAGGAGGCACTGACCACACAGAATGTTGGCCTGGAGCCAGAGCTGGTGCCGGGTGCTGAGGGGCCCTTCCAGTGTGGTGAATGCAGCCAGCTCATCCTTTCCCCTGGTGAGCTCCTGGCCCACCAGGATGCCCACCTCCGGGAGTCTGCAAACCAGATCCAATACCAGTGCTGGGACTGCCAGGAGCTGTTCCCCTCGCCCGAGCTGTGGGTGGCTCATCGAAAGGCCCAGCACCTTTCTGCTACGGTAGCTGAGCCACCAGTGCCACCTCCTTTGCCTCCCCCAACACCACTGCCTCCACCTTCTCTCCCATCCGAAGTCAAGATGGAGCCCTATGAGTGTCCTGAGTGCTCTACCCTCTGCGCCACCCCTGAGGAGTTCTTGGAGCATCAGGGCACCCACTTTGACTCCCTAGAGAAAGAGGAGCGCAACGggttggaggaggaggaagaggacgaTGAGGAGGATGAAGAAGATGATGAAGAGACGGAGGATGAGGAGGCCATGGCAGAGGTCAGTGATGATGCTGTGGGAGGTGACGAGTCCACAGCTGGCTGGGCTCGGGGCTGCGGGGACTGTCCCCAGCACCAGCCCTCAGCAGGGGCTCGCCGGCAACACCGGCGGACGGCTCACAGCCTGGCATCTGCTGCCCACCCCTTCCACTGCAGCCAGTGTCAGCGCAGTTTCAGCTCCGCCAACCGGCTGCAGGCTCATGGGCGGGCCCATGTTGGTGGCACACACGAGTGTACGACCTGCTCCAAGGTCTTCAAGAAAGCAGCGTCGCTTGAGCAGCACTTGCGGCTGCATCGCGGGGAAGCCCGCTACCTCTGTGTAGACTGTGGCCGCGGCTTTGGCACAGAACTCACATTGGTGGCCCACCGGCGGGCCCACACTGCCAACCCATTGCATCGCTGTCGTTGCGGCAAGACGTTCAGCAACATGACCAAGTTCCTCTACCACCGGCGCACTCACGCCGGCAAAAGCGGGGCACCTCCCACAGGAGCAACAGCTCCCCCAGTTCCAGTGGAGCCCacccctccaccaccaccccctgccccacctgcccagctGCCCTGCCCACAGTGCTCCAAGTCCTTTGCGTCAGCTTCCCGGCTGTCCCGGCACCGGCGTGCAGTACACGGGCCCCCTGAACGGCGTCACCGCTGTGGGGTTTGTGGCAAGGGCTTCAAGAAGCTGATCCACGTGCGCAACCACCTGCGGACACACACGGGTGAGAGGCCCTTCCAGTGCCACTCATGTGGCAAGACCTTTGCTTCTTTGGCCAACCTCAGCCGCCACCAGCTGACCCACACGGGCGCACGTCCCTACCAATGCCTGGACTGTGGCAAGCGCTTCACACAGAGCTCCAACCTGCAGCAGCACCGGCGGTTGCACTTGCGGCCAGTCGCCTTTGCCCGCGCCCCCCGCCTCCCCATCACTGGTCTCTACAACAAGAGTCCCTACTACTGCGGGACTTGTGGCCGCTGGTTCCGCGCCATGGCGGGCTTGCGACTGCATCAGCGGGTCCATGCCCGAGCTCGGACTTTGACGCTACAGCCTCCCAGATCAccacctcctgccccacccccaccccctgagcCTCAACAGACTATCATGTGCACAGAGCTGGGGGAAACCATCGCCATCATTGAGACGTCCCAGCCACTGGCACTTGAGGACACCCTGCAGCTGTGCCAGGCTGCACTGGGAGCCAGTGAAGCAGGCGGGCTCTTGCAGTTGGACACGGCCTTCGTGTGA